AGAACTCGTGAGAAACACATAAAAAAATGGCACTTCTGTGAAGTTGTGTTTTACAAACAGTTATTTAGCACAAGTCGTAAATATTGATAGCAATCGCGTGTTTCGGGGCGGTTCTTGGGGAAGTAAAGCAGAATCTGTGCGTTGTGCCGCTCGCGTCAGCATGTCCCCCTCAGAAGCATACTTCAGTGTAGGGTTTCGTTGTGCAGTGACATATACGCCTTGAATATTTACCGATGAAAGGCAACAACTTGAACACAAACGACTCATTGTAGAACACGACGATAACCTACACACATATTGTGGTTGACCTGTCAGAAACAGACTTCAATAAATATTGGCTGCATGTCCACCATGTGCCTCTCACCCATACCGCAGAAATCTGACCTAAAATAATATTACGACACCCCATTTTTTCACAAGAAAAAACGCGTGAGAGATGCCCGAGATTCCCAGTGACGCAATT
This DNA window, taken from Candidatus Poribacteria bacterium, encodes the following:
- a CDS encoding SUMF1/EgtB/PvdO family nonheme iron enzyme, with the protein product MKLCFTNSYLAQVVNIDSNRVFRGGSWGSKAESVRCAARVSMSPSEAYFSVGFRCAVTYTP